One genomic window of Blastocatellia bacterium includes the following:
- a CDS encoding NAD(P)-dependent alcohol dehydrogenase, translating to MKVFEIQNQFGLDSLTQTERPEPEITNHQILIKMRTVSLNFRDLMTVTGTYNPKQRLPLIPLSDGVGEVVAIGKNVTRVKVGDRVSTIFAQKWLAGPPTKAKLNSTLGGPFDGTLTEYMALSEEGVVTLPAHLTDEEAACLACAGVTAWNAIISHGQLKAGDTILLQGTGGVSIFALQFAKMAGARVIITSSSDEKLSRARSLGADETINYVSTPNWDKQVRELTNGNGADHVVEVGGANTFEKALRSVRFDGQVSVIGILSGATPQISLVPILMQNLRIQGIIVGSRETFEEMNQAISLHKMRPVVDKVFSFEQTKEAFELMSQGGHFGKIVIKF from the coding sequence ATGAAAGTTTTTGAGATTCAAAACCAATTTGGCTTAGATTCACTTACCCAAACTGAACGTCCAGAACCAGAGATTACTAATCACCAAATACTTATAAAAATGCGAACAGTTTCATTAAATTTTCGTGATCTAATGACTGTAACTGGAACCTATAACCCTAAACAACGTCTTCCCCTTATTCCATTATCAGATGGTGTTGGAGAAGTAGTAGCAATAGGTAAAAATGTTACTAGAGTAAAAGTAGGAGATCGAGTATCAACTATTTTTGCTCAAAAATGGTTAGCCGGCCCTCCAACCAAAGCTAAATTAAATTCAACTTTAGGTGGCCCATTTGATGGAACACTAACAGAATATATGGCACTTAGTGAAGAAGGTGTAGTTACTTTGCCTGCGCATTTAACTGATGAGGAAGCAGCCTGTTTAGCTTGTGCTGGAGTAACAGCTTGGAATGCAATAATTTCACATGGTCAACTAAAAGCTGGTGATACAATCTTATTACAAGGTACAGGAGGAGTTTCTATTTTTGCTCTACAATTTGCAAAAATGGCAGGTGCAAGAGTTATTATCACTTCTAGCAGTGATGAAAAACTTTCTCGCGCTCGTAGCCTTGGTGCTGATGAAACTATTAATTATGTATCTACCCCTAATTGGGATAAACAAGTAAGAGAATTAACTAATGGTAATGGGGCAGATCATGTTGTTGAGGTTGGTGGAGCAAATACTTTTGAAAAAGCTTTGCGTTCAGTACGTTTTGACGGTCAAGTTAGCGTTATTGGAATATTAAGCGGCGCAACTCCACAAATTAGTTTAGTGCCAATTCTAATGCAAAATCTTAGAATTCAAGGAATAATTGTTGGTAGCCGAGAAACTTTTGAAGAAATGAATCAAGCTATTAGTTTGCATAAAATGAGACCTGTTGTAGATAAGGTTTTCTCTTTTGAACAAACTAAAGAAGCTTTTGAATTGATGAGCCAGGGCGGTCACTTTGGCAAAATTGTTATTAAATTTTAA
- a CDS encoding CHAT domain-containing protein — translation MLIEPFESDILSAKELIVIVNDKLQYLPFQALWNGKQYLIEQIPVSYLATTASLIYYNEIKGSLEKGQILGYGNPFPEDNNLKLPQAELEAIGLKEIFGERALVRVGKDASKQKLLAELNKATYLHLATHAHLEPKDPKRSFIMLAGSSEQEQRLYYDEIAALASKLNGMELITLSACETALGKDGIELFGISEQFRRAGVKSVIASLWKVNDKSTKELITAFYQHLNSGQTKNQALRSAQLQLIRDSQNSYSNPYYWAPFILIGKFS, via the coding sequence TTGCTAATTGAACCTTTTGAAAGTGATATTTTATCAGCTAAAGAGCTAATTGTAATTGTTAATGACAAACTGCAATATTTACCTTTTCAAGCCCTTTGGAACGGAAAACAATACTTAATCGAACAAATACCTGTGAGTTACCTAGCTACTACCGCATCATTAATATACTACAATGAAATAAAAGGAAGTTTAGAAAAAGGGCAAATTTTAGGTTATGGAAATCCATTTCCCGAAGATAATAACTTAAAACTTCCACAAGCAGAGTTAGAAGCTATAGGGTTAAAAGAGATTTTTGGAGAGCGTGCTTTAGTGCGAGTTGGCAAAGATGCAAGTAAACAAAAACTTTTAGCCGAACTTAATAAAGCTACTTACCTACATTTAGCTACTCACGCACATTTAGAGCCTAAAGATCCAAAACGCTCTTTTATTATGTTAGCTGGTAGTAGCGAGCAAGAACAAAGGCTTTATTATGATGAAATTGCAGCTTTAGCGAGCAAATTAAATGGAATGGAGCTAATTACTTTATCTGCTTGTGAAACTGCACTGGGCAAAGATGGAATAGAATTATTTGGTATTTCTGAACAGTTCCGCCGTGCTGGAGTAAAGTCTGTAATTGCTAGTTTATGGAAAGTAAATGATAAATCTACTAAAGAGTTAATCACCGCTTTTTATCAACATCTTAATTCTGGACAAACAAAAAATCAGGCTTTACGCTCTGCACAACTTCAGCTTATCCGTGACTCACAAAACAGCTATTCAAACCCATATTATTGGGCCCCATTTATTTTAATTGGAAAATTTAGCTGA
- a CDS encoding aldose epimerase yields MFSHQKHFDHFQIHTLADDAGNLLSVVPERGAIISRFEIAGKAIFYLDQDSLNDTSKNVRGGNPVLFPICGPLSGGTCQIDGNTYAMKQHGFARNLAWQVIEENETSESASICLELISNDTTRLQYPFDFSVKFTYKLTPKGLTILQRYENLSKTTMPFYAGFHPYFVAPKKQAVNLEVDADEYDDFLTKKTFPVEKIINFDAGTETNGAFHNVRGNKVVFSNFGQDQTIEITFQEPYKHIVIWALKDKPFICVEPWMGLNNSLNTGESVFHLDSGAVLETAVSFNVL; encoded by the coding sequence ATGTTTAGCCATCAAAAACATTTTGACCATTTTCAAATTCATACATTAGCCGATGATGCAGGTAACTTATTATCTGTAGTGCCTGAGAGAGGCGCAATAATTTCTCGTTTTGAAATTGCTGGCAAAGCTATTTTTTATTTAGACCAAGATAGCCTAAATGATACTAGTAAAAATGTTCGTGGTGGAAATCCTGTACTTTTCCCTATTTGTGGCCCTCTTTCAGGTGGCACTTGTCAGATTGATGGCAATACCTATGCTATGAAACAACATGGCTTTGCTCGAAATCTAGCTTGGCAAGTTATAGAAGAAAATGAGACTTCAGAAAGTGCTAGTATTTGCTTAGAACTAATTAGTAATGATACTACTCGCCTGCAATATCCGTTTGATTTCTCTGTAAAATTTACCTATAAACTTACACCAAAAGGATTAACCATATTACAAAGATATGAAAATCTTTCTAAAACTACTATGCCATTTTACGCAGGTTTTCATCCTTACTTTGTTGCACCAAAAAAACAAGCTGTCAATTTAGAAGTTGATGCAGATGAATATGATGATTTTCTAACAAAAAAGACTTTTCCAGTAGAAAAAATCATAAATTTTGATGCCGGGACAGAAACTAATGGAGCATTTCATAATGTGAGAGGAAACAAAGTAGTATTTAGTAATTTTGGACAAGACCAAACCATAGAAATTACCTTCCAAGAGCCTTATAAACACATTGTAATTTGGGCTTTGAAGGATAAACCTTTTATTTGTGTAGAACCTTGGATGGGGCTAAATAACAGCTTAAATACAGGAGAAAGTGTTTTTCATTTAGATTCCGGTGCTGTTTTAGAAACCGCAGTCTCTTTTAATGTTTTATAA
- a CDS encoding Ppx/GppA family phosphatase, whose product MILAAIDVGSNSIHFVLVKAEVGQYFELIAQEKDMVRLAAGMGLHLLSKEKIDQALTTISRYVSFARAREASHILITATSAVREATNKDYFLAKVQELTGITVEVLSGIEEARLIALAVTSAMNISGRRSLIVDIGGGSTEFIVTDGTKPVFLNSMRLGAVRLAEAQKLSDPVKKKELTRLKKQLSVTLVHTSQEILDLGYDILIGTSGTILNLVGLAAQSKEESSSPEKGFSRFSKQCTLSDLKDINDKLAKMPLKERTRFPGLDPKRADIIIAGGQLLETILTRVKAKEIITCDWSLREGVLLNFIEQIGNTLHADLGQISLDEKVLDVKDKTILSIARRYDYQPTHAHQVAKLAGKLFDKLHTLHSLAEEDRVLLQYAALLHDLGYHISHVGHHKHAYYLIQHSEMPGFSTREIAIIANLVRFHRGPKPLKKRHACYRRLNKTDRLRVKRMSALLRVADGLDRTHCSLADDLMVEINEREVQITVISKENCELEIWYTNQQASYFANIFSKKLVVIQQPLVL is encoded by the coding sequence ATGATATTAGCGGCAATAGATGTTGGCTCAAATTCAATACATTTTGTTTTAGTTAAAGCTGAAGTTGGACAATATTTTGAACTAATTGCACAAGAAAAAGATATGGTCAGACTAGCAGCAGGAATGGGTTTACATCTTTTATCTAAAGAAAAAATTGATCAAGCTTTAACCACTATTAGCCGTTATGTTAGTTTTGCTCGTGCGCGGGAAGCATCACATATTTTAATTACTGCTACTAGTGCAGTTAGAGAAGCAACCAACAAAGATTACTTTCTAGCTAAAGTACAAGAATTAACTGGAATAACTGTAGAAGTCCTTTCAGGAATTGAAGAAGCCCGACTTATAGCTTTAGCGGTTACTTCAGCAATGAACATCAGCGGACGACGTTCATTAATAGTTGATATTGGTGGAGGTTCTACAGAATTTATTGTCACAGATGGAACAAAGCCTGTTTTTCTTAACTCTATGCGCCTTGGAGCAGTCCGACTAGCAGAAGCACAAAAATTAAGCGATCCTGTAAAAAAGAAAGAATTAACAAGATTAAAAAAACAACTTTCCGTAACTCTAGTCCATACTAGCCAAGAAATACTAGATCTTGGCTATGACATCCTAATAGGCACTTCTGGCACAATTCTTAACTTAGTTGGACTTGCAGCACAAAGTAAGGAAGAATCTTCTAGTCCAGAAAAAGGATTTAGCCGTTTTAGTAAACAATGTACTTTATCAGACTTAAAAGACATCAATGATAAATTAGCTAAAATGCCATTAAAGGAACGAACACGCTTTCCTGGACTAGATCCTAAGCGTGCAGATATTATTATTGCTGGAGGGCAGCTTTTAGAAACTATTTTAACTAGAGTAAAAGCAAAAGAAATTATTACTTGTGACTGGTCATTGCGTGAAGGTGTGCTATTAAATTTTATTGAGCAAATTGGAAATACTTTGCATGCTGACCTTGGGCAAATATCGCTAGATGAAAAGGTTTTAGATGTTAAGGATAAAACAATTCTTTCTATTGCCCGTCGCTATGATTATCAGCCAACACACGCCCATCAGGTAGCAAAATTAGCAGGTAAGCTTTTTGATAAACTGCACACTTTACATAGTTTAGCTGAAGAAGATCGTGTATTACTTCAATATGCTGCTCTTTTACATGACCTTGGTTATCATATTTCTCATGTTGGACACCATAAACATGCTTACTATCTTATCCAACATTCAGAGATGCCAGGATTTAGCACTAGGGAAATAGCTATTATTGCTAATTTAGTCCGTTTTCATCGAGGGCCCAAACCGCTTAAGAAACGGCATGCTTGTTATCGTAGGCTAAATAAAACTGATCGTTTGCGAGTTAAGCGAATGTCTGCGCTACTTCGTGTTGCTGATGGTTTAGATAGAACTCATTGTTCTTTAGCAGATGATTTAATGGTAGAAATTAATGAAAGGGAAGTCCAAATAACTGTTATTTCAAAAGAAAATTGTGAGTTAGAAATTTGGTACACCAACCAACAAGCCAGCTATTTTGCTAATATCTTTTCTAAAAAACTAGTGGTCATACAACAACCACTAGTTCTTTAA
- a CDS encoding 50S ribosomal protein L11 methyltransferase has protein sequence MENTDNKDQELLENLAQRILQAFNIQDQEKFLKEAKELDQSLQRNKITPHLSQWAMTDTPVCAGKNFVITRSWKRDLVKQDPAFQNRRAIEIDPCISFGWSHETTLLTLELLEDYWQGGRLLDVGTGTGVQAIAAAFLQPEAQIEAFDISQDVVDDALTHLELNGVLDKIDLKQANISDYPAATYDLITANLLPSIFVEIKEELVKRLKPGGKIILSGFSNKDEIRTIASFDWSPMVSDVSNAETSNMTELFQKQGLELIDKRQNKYWLALLMQLPNK, from the coding sequence ATGGAAAATACTGATAACAAAGATCAAGAGTTGCTAGAAAATCTAGCCCAAAGAATACTCCAAGCTTTTAATATTCAGGATCAAGAAAAGTTCTTAAAAGAAGCTAAAGAGCTAGATCAAAGCTTGCAACGCAACAAAATCACACCTCACTTGTCTCAATGGGCAATGACTGATACACCAGTTTGTGCAGGAAAAAATTTTGTTATTACTCGTTCCTGGAAACGAGACCTAGTAAAACAAGATCCTGCCTTTCAAAACCGTAGAGCAATAGAAATAGATCCTTGTATTTCTTTTGGCTGGTCGCATGAAACTACACTTTTAACACTTGAACTTTTAGAAGATTATTGGCAAGGCGGACGACTCCTAGATGTTGGCACGGGTACAGGGGTACAAGCTATTGCTGCTGCTTTTCTTCAACCAGAAGCACAAATAGAAGCTTTTGATATTTCTCAAGATGTGGTTGATGATGCTTTAACACACCTAGAACTAAATGGAGTTTTAGATAAAATTGACCTTAAACAAGCTAATATTAGCGATTATCCAGCCGCTACTTATGATTTGATTACAGCAAATCTACTACCATCTATATTTGTTGAAATAAAAGAGGAACTAGTTAAAAGGCTTAAACCAGGTGGAAAAATAATCTTATCTGGGTTTTCTAACAAGGATGAGATACGTACAATTGCTAGCTTTGACTGGTCGCCTATGGTTAGTGATGTTTCTAATGCTGAAACTTCCAATATGACAGAACTATTTCAAAAACAAGGCTTAGAGCTAATTGATAAAAGACAAAATAAATATTGGCTAGCTTTGCTAATGCAATTACCTAATAAATAG
- a CDS encoding sulfurtransferase, with the protein MKHSVGFLNIVEDSKTRIKEISIEEVKAKLDREEKFYFIDVREDHEWQQGHADRAEHLGRGILERDVENKIPDLLAEVILYCGGGFRSALAADNLQKMGYKNVYSMAGGYRAWQEANYPITK; encoded by the coding sequence ATGAAACATTCTGTAGGTTTTCTTAATATAGTTGAAGATTCTAAGACACGTATTAAAGAGATTTCCATTGAAGAAGTAAAAGCCAAACTAGATAGAGAAGAGAAATTTTATTTTATTGATGTCCGCGAGGATCACGAATGGCAACAAGGCCATGCTGACAGGGCAGAACATCTTGGACGAGGAATTTTAGAAAGGGATGTGGAAAATAAAATTCCTGACCTCTTAGCAGAAGTTATTCTTTATTGTGGTGGCGGGTTTCGTTCAGCTTTAGCGGCTGATAATCTGCAAAAAATGGGTTATAAAAATGTTTATTCAATGGCTGGTGGGTATCGTGCTTGGCAAGAAGCTAATTACCCAATAACAAAATAA
- a CDS encoding universal stress protein: protein MEISDILVPIDFSNPSLKPLEYALSMVSTEGEVYLLHVIDTDFVEKIEQNELNKKDVVIEKLRQRAENELDKIIAAHAESEKKLNKMVVVGIPFVEILRIANDLDFSLIAMGIRGKPNPIKEIFFGSTVDRVLRATRIPVVCVPQ from the coding sequence ATGGAAATTAGCGATATTCTTGTTCCAATAGATTTTTCCAATCCATCTCTTAAACCTTTAGAATATGCCTTATCAATGGTATCGACTGAAGGCGAAGTTTATCTTTTACACGTTATTGATACGGATTTTGTAGAAAAAATAGAACAAAATGAACTTAATAAAAAAGATGTAGTAATTGAAAAACTACGTCAACGTGCTGAAAATGAACTAGATAAAATTATTGCTGCTCATGCTGAGTCAGAGAAAAAGCTTAATAAAATGGTAGTAGTAGGCATTCCTTTTGTTGAAATCCTACGTATTGCTAATGACTTAGATTTTTCTTTGATTGCAATGGGTATACGTGGCAAACCTAATCCAATTAAAGAAATTTTCTTTGGTAGCACGGTTGACCGAGTGTTGCGCGCTACACGTATTCCAGTTGTTTGCGTCCCACAATAA
- a CDS encoding DUF2798 domain-containing protein yields the protein MKISSKYSQVVFALLSSAVMTILMSGAMTIINRGLTNDFLFFWGKSFLIGWLISFPLSILIIPQIRRFVEELTNKAEMEMSHPA from the coding sequence ATGAAGATTAGTAGTAAATATTCACAAGTGGTTTTTGCTTTATTAAGTTCTGCTGTTATGACAATTTTGATGTCTGGAGCAATGACAATTATTAATCGAGGTTTGACAAATGATTTTCTTTTCTTTTGGGGAAAATCTTTTTTAATTGGTTGGTTAATATCCTTCCCTTTATCTATCCTAATAATCCCACAAATCAGACGTTTTGTTGAAGAATTAACTAATAAGGCAGAAATGGAAATGAGTCATCCAGCTTAA
- a CDS encoding TetR/AcrR family transcriptional regulator has product MSRERTKKDPKNFVDENLSSKSAGRRRCIIAHQNILNAANELLIEVGFSNVTIEGIAQRAGVGKTTIYRRWPNKASVVMDAFLAETAPQFPFPDTGSPLEDFRQQIKLVVKVLNGQGGRTIATLLGGCQTDKELAEAFRSRFLAVRRLESKNVLKKAMEQGKISSNIDVDLLLDVLYAPLYFRLLIGHAPLTDNMVDDLINLVMAHLITEKTN; this is encoded by the coding sequence ATGTCAAGGGAAAGAACCAAAAAAGATCCTAAAAATTTTGTTGATGAAAACCTCTCATCAAAATCCGCAGGGCGAAGACGTTGTATTATTGCACATCAAAATATTCTTAATGCGGCTAATGAACTACTAATAGAAGTAGGGTTTAGTAATGTAACAATTGAAGGAATTGCTCAGCGTGCTGGAGTAGGTAAAACAACTATTTATAGACGTTGGCCTAATAAAGCTAGTGTAGTGATGGATGCTTTTTTAGCTGAAACAGCACCTCAATTTCCTTTTCCCGATACAGGTTCACCTTTAGAAGATTTTCGACAGCAAATAAAATTAGTAGTAAAAGTGTTAAATGGTCAAGGTGGGCGCACAATTGCTACATTATTAGGTGGTTGTCAGACGGACAAGGAACTAGCTGAAGCTTTTCGTAGTAGGTTCTTGGCCGTCCGACGTTTAGAATCAAAAAATGTCCTAAAAAAAGCAATGGAGCAAGGCAAAATATCTAGTAATATTGATGTTGATCTATTACTAGATGTTCTTTACGCACCACTTTATTTTCGCCTATTAATAGGACACGCACCATTAACAGACAATATGGTTGATGATTTAATTAATCTAGTAATGGCACATCTAATAACAGAAAAAACAAATTAA
- a CDS encoding FHA domain-containing protein, producing the protein MQSFDENLKKLEEYLQMAVAIQSKLTIDDIDTKEVTTQLAEQLRLQQFRWADNKYLPHILMVHVLEDKPEKVEPMEVVFCSPDFIKLLMYTAKAAGLDCLMPIRSEVELVKRNHPALISGSNRCAITLTWPKVEDTLALADVVVDQEQRRIIAIHIRRAKMPVLARLTALNAEVYRNNYLMIREITHIGRLRVVIDDKTGRFIRRNDFVFAQNDDPEAICNSVSRQHARITYHSDGSFYIEDSGSSNLTRVERLEDGKKVPIDVKSGILVRLQHNDLISLGLAQVRFQIVDQIDPNALAEISFEQERSSVARSNEKQNVTMRLPIAKTYED; encoded by the coding sequence ATGCAATCTTTTGATGAAAACCTCAAAAAGCTTGAAGAATATTTGCAAATGGCAGTTGCAATTCAATCAAAATTAACAATAGATGATATTGATACTAAAGAAGTTACAACACAATTGGCTGAACAACTTCGTTTACAACAATTTCGTTGGGCAGATAACAAGTATTTACCACATATTTTAATGGTACATGTTTTAGAAGATAAACCAGAAAAAGTAGAACCGATGGAAGTCGTCTTTTGCTCCCCCGATTTTATCAAGCTATTAATGTACACAGCTAAAGCTGCTGGATTAGATTGTTTAATGCCTATTCGCTCTGAAGTAGAACTAGTAAAACGTAATCATCCTGCTTTAATTTCTGGTAGTAACAGATGTGCAATAACTTTAACATGGCCTAAAGTAGAGGATACCTTAGCCCTAGCAGATGTTGTAGTTGACCAAGAACAACGTCGTATTATTGCTATACATATAAGACGTGCTAAAATGCCTGTTCTTGCTCGTCTCACTGCCTTAAATGCTGAGGTTTACCGAAATAATTATTTAATGATTCGTGAAATTACTCATATTGGTAGGTTACGAGTAGTTATTGATGATAAAACTGGCAGATTTATCAGACGTAACGATTTTGTTTTTGCTCAAAACGATGATCCAGAAGCTATTTGTAATAGTGTTTCACGTCAACATGCAAGAATTACTTATCATTCAGATGGAAGCTTTTATATTGAAGATAGTGGTAGCTCTAACTTAACTAGGGTGGAACGTTTAGAGGATGGGAAAAAAGTTCCTATAGATGTCAAATCAGGCATTTTAGTTAGATTACAACATAATGACTTAATTAGTTTAGGGCTTGCTCAAGTAAGGTTCCAGATTGTAGATCAAATAGATCCTAATGCTTTAGCAGAAATCAGTTTTGAACAAGAGCGTTCTTCTGTTGCTAGAAGTAACGAGAAACAAAATGTCACTATGCGTTTACCAATAGCAAAAACCTATGAAGATTAA
- a CDS encoding tetratricopeptide repeat protein, which translates to MTIVKSLFILFLLLLLHYPTVFAQNSKPNKIVTQQITYQELIEKAKKELKENQIKQASKTIKQALTLAKKNTIEYADVMVIKATIEQANKEHLQPIRSINIALSIYRNLSDNKKIISTLFELSKIYREQKDYEKVVNICQQIIEIQKAEGDLEAVIETNFRLAIVYTEANDYEKAFAQYQQIIDNSTNKTSIIGRAKRAIGSLYSRRGEYDLALSVYYEALAQYQTTLDKFNVGLVQNNIGNVFTTIGDYRQAQSYYEQALDNFEQAKQKSWVGAALQNLGSIAYYQADYRQAVLYSERALKIFTEANDERKLLITYSNLSLYYSSQGDYQQAFDYYKKAETLAEKLDDKRALANAIARLGAIYLAQQEFSLALESLKRALALQQSINDRGETRVLSVQIGQCLIELKDYQNALEWASKALLEARKSGEKLDIALALTTKARALRELKKQPLALTSIEEALTLATTFEAPALEWQMLYLKALLMRDEDKLNEAIDYLQQAVDKLQDIRTRLSGGEEAENLFLNGKQQIYRDLVELLIKANQKEKAIEYIERAKQRDLSALQQRTANLFTSETEALAYQQLRKYLARIQALEQQLLNAREKRERAKLQQQLTDLTTEQQKFTDGVLRNNPRTAELLGLKAVSFASIQTSIPKDSIVLETFSLSDKLLITVFNNKKLEVKILPINDAQLQRPIQLLLASLSNKRESSLTEIKNLVKSFINC; encoded by the coding sequence ATGACTATAGTTAAAAGCTTATTTATTTTATTCTTGTTACTGTTGCTGCATTACCCTACTGTTTTTGCACAAAATAGCAAACCAAACAAAATAGTAACTCAACAAATAACTTACCAAGAACTTATAGAGAAAGCTAAAAAAGAATTAAAAGAAAACCAAATAAAACAAGCTAGTAAAACTATAAAACAAGCTTTAACTTTAGCTAAAAAAAATACTATTGAATATGCCGATGTAATGGTTATTAAAGCTACTATAGAACAAGCTAACAAAGAGCATTTACAGCCAATTAGAAGTATAAATATAGCGCTTAGCATTTATCGTAATTTGTCAGATAATAAAAAAATTATTTCTACATTATTTGAATTATCAAAAATATATAGAGAACAAAAAGATTATGAAAAAGTAGTAAATATTTGCCAACAAATTATAGAAATTCAAAAAGCAGAAGGCGATTTAGAAGCAGTTATAGAAACTAATTTTCGTTTAGCCATTGTTTATACAGAAGCTAATGATTATGAAAAAGCTTTTGCTCAATATCAGCAAATCATTGATAATTCAACCAATAAAACTTCAATAATTGGACGTGCTAAACGTGCTATTGGAAGTTTATATAGCCGACGTGGAGAGTATGATCTAGCTTTATCAGTCTATTATGAGGCTTTAGCACAATATCAAACCACTTTAGATAAATTTAATGTTGGACTAGTACAAAATAATATAGGAAATGTATTTACTACTATAGGAGACTATAGGCAAGCACAAAGCTATTATGAGCAGGCATTAGATAATTTTGAGCAAGCAAAACAAAAAAGCTGGGTAGGTGCAGCACTACAAAACCTAGGTTCTATTGCTTATTATCAAGCAGATTATAGACAAGCTGTTTTATATAGCGAGCGAGCATTAAAAATTTTTACAGAAGCTAACGATGAAAGAAAATTACTTATAACTTATAGTAATCTAAGTCTTTATTACTCGTCACAAGGAGATTACCAACAAGCTTTTGATTACTATAAAAAGGCAGAAACGCTTGCAGAAAAACTAGATGATAAACGAGCCTTAGCCAATGCTATAGCTAGATTAGGGGCAATTTATTTAGCACAACAAGAATTTTCCTTAGCCTTGGAGTCCTTAAAACGAGCCTTAGCACTTCAACAAAGCATTAATGATCGAGGAGAAACTCGCGTTTTATCTGTACAAATTGGACAATGTTTAATTGAGCTTAAAGATTATCAAAATGCTTTAGAATGGGCTAGTAAGGCTCTTTTAGAAGCTCGAAAAAGTGGAGAAAAGCTAGATATTGCTCTAGCACTTACTACTAAGGCACGAGCTTTAAGAGAGCTAAAAAAACAACCCCTAGCCTTAACTTCAATTGAAGAAGCTTTAACACTAGCAACAACCTTTGAAGCACCTGCATTAGAATGGCAAATGCTCTATCTAAAAGCTTTACTGATGCGTGATGAAGACAAGTTAAATGAAGCTATAGATTATTTACAACAAGCTGTAGATAAACTACAAGACATTCGCACCCGTCTTTCAGGCGGAGAAGAGGCTGAGAATTTATTCTTAAATGGTAAGCAACAAATTTATCGAGATTTAGTAGAGTTGCTTATAAAAGCAAATCAAAAAGAAAAGGCTATTGAATATATTGAACGTGCTAAACAAAGAGATTTAAGTGCGTTACAGCAAAGAACAGCTAATTTATTTACTAGTGAAACAGAAGCCTTAGCTTATCAACAGTTGAGAAAATATTTAGCAAGGATACAAGCTCTTGAACAACAACTCTTAAATGCTAGGGAAAAAAGAGAAAGAGCTAAATTGCAGCAACAATTGACAGATTTAACAACAGAGCAGCAAAAATTTACTGATGGTGTATTGCGTAATAATCCTAGAACAGCAGAGCTATTAGGCTTAAAGGCTGTTAGTTTTGCTTCTATTCAAACTTCTATTCCAAAAGATAGCATTGTTTTAGAAACTTTTTCTCTTTCAGATAAGCTTTTAATAACAGTTTTTAATAATAAAAAATTAGAAGTAAAAATTCTTCCTATAAATGATGCTCAACTTCAACGGCCTATTCAGCTTTTGTTAGCTAGTTTAAGCAATAAACGAGAAAGCTCATTAACAGAAATAAAAAATTTAGTCAAGAGCTTTATCAATTGCTAA
- a CDS encoding RNA polymerase sigma factor, whose amino-acid sequence MKQLLQTIKKAVIRTDSAVEQKILTHEEVFVAHYDQLLNWASYLCQNNKTLAEDLVQNAYIQFVSRKPPLNEIENVFAYLCRLTSNLYKNQLIRTMAKKRGGDLQSVSLPLIEELVSIETESNEQAQELLIEITHFAVSGRKSSKTADVLILRFLLGYYPKEISQIFMSSIFAVNNLIMRGRQELKEFLKQRTNR is encoded by the coding sequence ATGAAACAGCTACTACAAACAATAAAAAAAGCTGTTATTAGAACAGATTCTGCCGTTGAACAAAAGATTTTGACGCATGAGGAAGTTTTTGTTGCTCATTATGATCAATTACTTAATTGGGCTTCTTATCTTTGTCAAAATAATAAAACTTTAGCAGAAGATTTAGTGCAAAATGCTTATATTCAATTTGTTAGCCGCAAACCTCCATTAAATGAGATAGAAAACGTTTTTGCTTATTTATGTCGGTTGACTAGTAACCTCTATAAAAATCAATTAATAAGAACTATGGCAAAAAAAAGAGGAGGAGATCTTCAATCCGTTTCTCTACCTCTTATTGAGGAATTAGTTAGCATTGAAACCGAATCTAATGAGCAGGCCCAAGAGCTATTAATTGAAATTACACACTTTGCTGTTAGCGGGCGTAAGAGTTCTAAAACCGCAGATGTGTTGATTCTAAGATTTCTACTCGGCTATTATCCTAAAGAGATTTCGCAAATTTTTATGAGTAGTATCTTTGCTGTTAATAATCTGATTATGAGAGGACGACAGGAACTAAAAGAGTTTCTTAAGCAAAGAACTAATAGGTAA